The DNA region TTTACCtttgcagacatactgtataggtaAATGATAAATGGAGTTGTTAAGTGCACACACAGTTAAGACAAGGGTCTAGATAATCAGTAttctgttccttttctgaggTCTCCACACATAACAAGGTAAGTGTGGAACATAATCAAAACAGGTTTACTATACCACGCCTAGGAAAGGAAACTGCCACAGATACAGCTCCTATGAAAACGTGGGTTGTGTTGTTCAGTGTATTTATAGTTTAAGAACGCTCACCTGTGCCTTCACAAATCTGTGAAGGCCTGTTATCAACTCTTTCGCCTCTGGAGCCATGACTAAGACCGTGAAATGGGCATCCACGAGCAGACAAACCCAGTCAATGATCTAGAGTCACGAGGAGCACAAGGGGAGGATACAGGTGTTAACGGTTAGAGCGCCTTTTCAGATGGGATGTCGTTATGAAtcggagggagatggagaaaccATCCTTAGCACCAACCTGTGACATTGTCGGTGACCTCAACGCAGGGACCCGTGTGTTGATGTCTTGGTAgtacttcacatacaaaaactGTAAGTACTGGAGATAGAGCTGGGGACACAACAGAAACAATATTTGAAGTGCTATACTAGGTGTATTTTAGATAGATGAGAAAATTGTGGAAAAACATTTAGTGATTTCAAGAGCCACTTTAAAGATTGCACTGATAAAAATCTCCCATTCCAAAAGCTTAACGGTATTTAAAATAACATAATGCATAAGAATTTGATTATAATTACAAAAAGTGTCAGTTGTGACTGTTAACAGATACTTACTATgacgtgtggtgtggtgagttCCTTTAGATGGGGCAACAGGAAGCTCTCACTGTATGGAGTCTGTACGATTTCATTTCTGAGAAGTTGCCGTCAAGGACAAAATTCAAACCAATACCAGCTCCTCAAACGTGGTTACTATagctacatatactgtatgtatttaattaatgttttcagggagagagacagagaaagaaagaaagaaagaaagaaagaaagaaagaaagaaaggcagagagtgagagagagagaaagagagagaaagaaaaagagaaatacaAGAGAAATACAATTCACAAAGCTCCCTGAAGCTCCCTGTTTTGTACCGGTTTGAATTATATTTCAGTGTATACAAACTACATGTAAATGTACCCCTTTGATGTAAGGAAGATCACCAGGGCCCACAAGTAAGCTTCTACAGCCAAGGATACAGTAGCACCGCTCTGTGTAGCCCAATAGGCCTCGTCATGTCCAGCCGCATGGTGCTGGTCAGCTTGGGTTTCTGGTGATGCGGGAGCTGGGCCTCACAGCTGTTCTCCTCCTGCGGTGCCGCCGTGCTGAAGCCGTTCTGCCGGGTCTCTTCCccctttttcccctcttcctcctcctcctcctcctcctcctcctccttgttttCCGCCGCCGTCGTGGCACTGAGGCCCTCCACGAACGCTACGCTGTCCGTCTCCAGGGGAACAGCCTCCAGCTCACTGTCTGGGGTGCTGAGGCAAAAGACCGGTTCAagagagttccattatcagagtcatagttgttcccacaaggtttCTGTATAAACATTCCATCTTAACATTATCTTAATGCAGCGAAAGTAGTTTGGGAACAAAATAGAACGTTctagcattgtttttgtttttcttgctgAAAGGGTCTATAGGGAGTCAGTATGGGTTACTGGACTGAAGCTTTGGCTAAGGGAAAGGTCCCCCGTGTAATGCCTCACTTAAGTCTGggattcaaattcaaattgaaGCTGGAACATGATGGGGAGGTCAACAATGATTTGTTTTTCCCCCTTAAGTGGATGTACCAAAACCTGCTGACTACTCAGACAATTAGGTTGGTTTCTCGTACATAGGTTAAGCCTAGTCCTATTTTTTTCGTTGTATAAAAATGTCTTAATACATGTAAGGGAAATTGGTGCATAGTTGTTCAGGAATTGACGCAGATATCCTCTCATGAAAAACTAAAATCTTCTTTCAGCTAGTAGCGGACATTTACCTGAGGAAGACACTGAGGCAAGCACAGGTGAGGGCCTCCGGAATGTCTGGGAAGGCCTGCAGACAGAACTGACACAGGGCATAGTCCTTCTTCTCCAGAGCCAGCTTCAGGAGGTCAGGACATACACTACAGAcaggagagacacaaacacatgttgatGGGTTGCTTTTCCATCACAATGTAACGCTACTTTAAAACAGGGCATTCCTCGCCAAGTTAGGCCCGGTATTAGAAATACAAATATAGAATGGAACAGTgccttacatttttattttagtgtGGTCAAGAAGCAGTTTAAGATAATGGTGAACCAAATATGCTTCAAACAACATTTTACTCAAATCATTATTTCAAAGACAGTCTTTCCTGTTTACAAATGGTGTCACTGCTGATAGCAATGTAAAGAACCACTACCGAACCACCATCAAACCGCAAAGCAGTTTTAACGTGGGCATTGGTGGCTTAGTGGTGTTTAGGCCCAtgtcttcccctttctctctccctctctgaccaGTCTTTTCAACCCTTGCATGACCGACATGTCTATCAGTGTTATGGTgcttcaagagtgtgtgtgtgtgtgtgtgtgtgtgtgtgtgtgtgtgtgtgtgtgtgtgtgtgtgttccgaaCCCCTTCCAGGCCCATGTGCTCACCTGTGGCAGAGACACTGCGTGTGCACCAGCTGCACCAGGACGCTGTGCGGGTAGTAGGAGGGCTCGGCCAGGCTGCGCGCCACCAGAGCGGACGCCAGGTTCCCCACGGCCAGCTGCAGAGCCGGGAGCTCCGACTTGGAGATGAAGGACGCCACCGCCTTCTGGACCTCCTCCTCCGAGCCCGTCTGGAACAGGACAACAGCCACGTTAGGGGAGCCGCTGGTGCCCCGGGGTAAATAAAGTGGCACGTTAGGGGAGCCGCTGGTGATCCAGGGGTTAATAACATGCCACGTTAGGGGAGTCGCTGGTGACCCAGGGGTAAATAAAATGGCTACCAGGGGAGCCACTGATCCAGGCGTAAAAAAAATGGCTATCAGGTGATCGGACAGCACGAACATGCACAGGCCCATCCTTTGAGTTTTTATATAGAATGCTGACGAGGTTTTACGGCGCTTTAAACAGTAAAGTAACCGCATCATTTTAAAGAACAAGCATTGTGCTAGTGCACAGTTAATGAGGGTGGTATTCAGAGGTCCTGGGGAATAAGCAGCATATTGCTTTAGATTAGAGGCGGCTACCTTGATCTGTTGAATTAACTGGTCATATTGCTTTAGATTAGAGGCTGTTACCTTGATCTGTTGAATTAACTGGTCGTATTGCTTTAGAATAGAGGCGGCTACCTTGATCTGTTGAATTAACTGGTCATATTGCTTTAGATTAGAGGCGGTTACCTTGATCTGTTGAATTAACTGGTCAGCGGTTACGCTGGGGGCTCCTTGGCTTTTGCGTGTTAACTTCTATGGAGAAGAAAAGACAAGAGAAACATTTGTCAGGCAAAACAGCTTTTCTAATGCTTCAACAAATCATGTCGGAGTTTAACCATTAGAAGGTCCAGAACTATCACGTTTAACACAATGTAGAGAAGAGGTCCGAAGTATAGTGGACATAGACATATCTATGATAGTGTGCCTCAAGACATATTACTGAAATCTCAGGACAGCAGAGCACCACCCACATACAATAATAATGACGGAAAGAGAGCTTTTTGCAAGATTTTGCACGTCTACAGCTTGCCTTTCTAAAAGGTCAGCAGaatggcagacagagagagccctTCTCCACCACCAGGGAACTTGTTCCATTCCAGTTCGCATTCCAAACTTGGAGCCATTTTTACCAGCAATAAATGAGTTTGGAACCTGAAAAGTTGGTTCCTCGCTGGAACCAACAGAGAGCTGGTTTGTCCAGTGAAGCTCAGAAGACTTGTGACATTTCGAGAGAAAGGTAATTAAGGATGTCTACCATTTTGCTCCATTAGCTTCTAATATGCAATGACCTCCACTAATGACACAGTCTTGTTTACGGTTCTGCTCAAATCAAGTGGAATCACAGGCTATCCCCATACTAAGCTCAACCTTTTAAGATGGagcattagtatggggagtctgtgctttatttctacggcacaagaggcgtgctctcttggaggaggggcgggactgtcgagctctattggcatcgttcaaatcatgactcttggataatccttcaaccaatcagatctgatgcatcttttggataagctagttttgattggagccaaaggttctggcagggaacagaggagatagatgtgcaggtttccagcccgagctgccgggcgaaatctaAATTACGGCCGGCAGGTCACtgaggtcaggcagggttcacccagcctactgtaggtacagATGGCAAACTTCAAAGATTCCAGAACGGAACCGGATCAAGAAGTCATTGTGTGGGGAAAAGAGCTGTGAGAAGAGCCGATAAGAGGTGTCTTACATTCTTCCGCGTCTCCATCCCAGCAGCGGACGTGTCCTCGGGAGTCTCTGCCCCCCACGACGGTAAAGGGACGGGAGGGgccacctctgcacacacaacagaggaaaataaggacacaaatacacaactcAGAGTTACAAAATGGTTAACTCCTTGATGAAGGCTTGATTGCCGAAatgcagagttttttttttgtaaaggtTTAAATTAATATGGTAAAGGCGcaacaataaaggctttttaacttgAACTATACTGTATGACAGTGCCTTGGAGTTTCTCTTGTTTTTACACAACTCAAGAGTTACCCAAAAAAGTCCTCTAGCTGAGTGAAACATGCTTAGCATGTATAGACAGAAGAATGAGTTAGTTGCTATGTGGGCCTTTATCAGTCCCCTTTTGCACTCAGTGGTTCTCATCAGTACTGCATCCTCATATTATCAGTGCTATTGATATTAGTCCAGATGCGCCCCCTTGTGTCTGTATTATGTATGGTAGCTTTACTTGCATACAGAGTTAAACTAGACCTATGtacacatttttcttttcttctataCTTAgtttattcattcacatgcatTTCTGGAAATTCCTGGTTGGAAACCCTAACCATAACATTTGCAGCAAAGACAACTAGGGGAAAGAATGAATCACACAGGGCACGACTAGAGGAACTCCATTCTATTGGCACAAGTCGATTAGTCATTTCCGTTCCCCAATTTATTTACTTTAACATCCCATTTTAGCAAATTCACACAGAAACATTGGTATTTTAAGAGACTTCTGTTTATAAATGTCACCCTCTTTCCTGTCTTTTCTTACTACAGATATCAGCCATAAAAAGgccaacattattattattagccaaCACCTAATAACAACTCCCGTTGCCTTTCTACAGGCAAAATCAACTGCGTGGGGGACTGTTAGCATGGAGCGCCGTGCTAGATAGAAGCTTACCGCAGCCTCCAGACTGTTTGAGTTTCCCCAGAGCAGCGGCCAAGGAGGATTTCTGACACTCAAAGGGGATTACAGACAAAGCCTTTCCATGAGGAACGTACAGCTTCCCACTGTAGCACCAcaactacaaacaaacaaacaaaacaaacaaacaaacagacaaacacacaaacaaacaaacaaacaaagaaacagattATATTTTCTGCTTTTGCTGATCTTTACAGGGGGGCCAAAACAAATTGATCAAATTTTCAAGAACGtttctcttcctgactgacctgTCCATATATTCTTCCGGCCATTTCCTTCCCAGCTTGCAGAGTCTGAAAATTGGTGTTCCAAATACAGAGGTAAtctggagtggagaagagagagacaccacACATGAGCACAAGATCCAACCAAAAGGCCAATTGGTCATAACCTAAGTTCAGGGCAGCTCCAAATAAATCAGGTGATCTGAAAACCGAGCGCTCTGCTGGACGGGTTTACCTTTGCCCGCCCCGGCCGACGGATGAGGGACGCCCACCACCGCCACGTGGGCCGCGTCCAGGGCCACGGCAGAGGCCGACGCCAGCGCAGCGCCCCCCAGGGGCAGCCGCAGGAGCAGGGTCCTGGGCAGGGGCAGCACCTCGCCCTGCGCACCGCCGGGCAACCTCATG from Sardina pilchardus chromosome 1, fSarPil1.1, whole genome shotgun sequence includes:
- the nol11 gene encoding nucleolar protein 11-like, with translation MAALFEVSTLCSLSVEQNNTESGIQGIELDRDNDHVVVTDSNRSVTLYKVSDQKPLGSWTMKQGQRITCPAVYNSKTEEYVVVTDDKVVRVWKDDDINIDKAFKATVSADVWRIHSAPGQEPVVLFQRGATRLLDALLAEPQQDVENVISDDEVIRWSTFITSGRQQWVLFITEQKGEHFLRVQNLFDMARAAYRLEGTGSAPLSFSASPRSGNLHVLSLYPDGCVYVSVVPMRLPGGAQGEVLPLPRTLLLRLPLGGAALASASAVALDAAHVAVVGVPHPSAGAGKDYLCIWNTNFQTLQAGKEMAGRIYGQLWCYSGKLYVPHGKALSVIPFECQKSSLAAALGKLKQSGGCEVAPPVPLPSWGAETPEDTSAAGMETRKNKLTRKSQGAPSVTADQLIQQIKTGSEEEVQKAVASFISKSELPALQLAVGNLASALVARSLAEPSYYPHSVLVQLVHTQCLCHSVCPDLLKLALEKKDYALCQFCLQAFPDIPEALTCACLSVFLSTPDSELEAVPLETDSVAFVEGLSATTAAENKEEEEEEEEEEEGKKGEETRQNGFSTAAPQEENSCEAQLPHHQKPKLTSTMRLDMTRPIGLHRAVLLNEIVQTPYSESFLLPHLKELTTPHVILYLQYLQFLYVKYYQDINTRVPALRSPTMSQIIDWVCLLVDAHFTVLVMAPEAKELITGLHRFVKAQTRLFADLGKIEGSLQALKKAKQPKDNGQYSIEVIELF